The proteins below are encoded in one region of Callospermophilus lateralis isolate mCalLat2 chromosome 9, mCalLat2.hap1, whole genome shotgun sequence:
- the Cpo gene encoding carboxypeptidase O, with translation MKPLLGTLYLLGMLVPRGLGYDRSLAQHRNQVVDKTGSLWKNLETYSYNKYHPMEEIYLWMSQISEKHAEVVTQHLLGMTFEKRPMYYLKISQPSDNPKKIIWMDCGIHAREWIAPAFCQWFVKDILQNYKDNPRINKFLRNLDFYVLPVLNIDGYIYSWTTDRLWRKSRSSHNNGTCFGSDLNRNFNVSWCSIGASKNCQDLTFCGTEPVSEPETKAVSGFVESKKQDILCFLTIHSYGQLILTPYGYTKNKPSNHEELIQVGQKAANALKAKHGTNYRVGSSADILYPTSGSSRDWARDIGIPFSYTFELRDDGTEGFLLHETQIQPTCEEAMEAVLSILDDVYAKYWLSNTATKVTSTTVLLNLLWLFTSLL, from the exons ATGAAGCCACTACTTGGGACCCTTTACCTTTTGGGGATGCTGGTTCCTAGGGGGCTGGGATATGATAG ATCCTTAGCACAACACAGGAATCAGGTTGTGGACAAGACAGGGAGTCTGTGGAAGAACCTGGAGACCTATTCCTACAACAAGTACCACCCCATGGAGGAG ATCTATCTGTGGATGAGCCAGATCAGTGAGAAGCATGCAGAAGTGGTGACACAGCATCtcctgggaatgacatttgagaaaaGGCCCATGTATTACCTGAAG ATCAGCCAACCATCCGATAACCCCAAGAAGATCATTTGGATGGACTGtggaattcatgccagagaatggATTGCCCCTGCTTTTTGTCAGTGGTTTGTGAAAGAT ATTCTACAAAACTATAAAGATAATCCAAGAATAAACAAGTTCCTTAGGAATCTGGACTTCTATGTGCTTCCAGTTCTTAACATAGATGGCTACATCTACTCGTGGACAACT GATCGTCTTTGGAGGAAATCCCGTTCATCCCACAATAATGGCACATGTTTTGGATCGGATCTCAATCGAAATTTCAATGTGTCCTGGTGTA GTATTGGTGCTTCCAAAAACTGCCAAGATTTAACATTCTGTGGGACAGAACCAGTATCTGAACCAGAGACTAAAGCTGTCTCTGGTTTTGTAGAAAGCAAGAAGCAAGACATTTTGTGCTTCTTGACCATACACTCTTACGGGCAGCTCATCCTCACTCCGTATGGCTACACCAAAAATAAACCAAGTAACCACGAAGAACTG ATTCAAGTTGGACAGAAGGCAGCAAATGCATTGAAAGCAAAGCATGGAACCAATTATAGAGTTGGATCGAGTGCAGATATTTTAT ATCCCACATCAGGGTCTTCAAGAGACTGGGCTCGAGACATCGGGATCCCCTTCTCATACACATTTGAGCTGAGGGACGATGGTACCGAGGGGTTTCTTCTGCATGAAACTCAGATCCAGCCCACCTGTGAGGAGGCCATGGAGGCTGTGCTCTCAATCCTGGATGATGTGTATGCAAAATACTGGCTCTCCAACACTGCTACAAAGGTGACATCTACCACTGTGTTGCTGAACTTGCTGTGGCTTTTCACATCTCTTCTCTAA